From the Phyllopteryx taeniolatus isolate TA_2022b chromosome 16, UOR_Ptae_1.2, whole genome shotgun sequence genome, one window contains:
- the LOC133465934 gene encoding somatostatin receptor type 2-like — MDSWIFPSSFPNMSEHLMYGGFLPTNESDPQRNDADQSFNRTSTVVITCMYLLVCTVGLCGNALVIYVILRYAKMKTVTNIYILNLAVADVLFMLGLPFIAIQLALVHWPFGPVLCRVVMTVDSLNQFTSIFCLTVMSVDRYLAVVHPIRSTEWRKPRVAKTVNVAVWGVSLMVNLPIVIYSGILTKHDSCFCTIVWPEPQEAYYTAFMFYTFILGFFLPLVVICMCYLLIIIKVKSSGIRVSSSSMRRRSERKVTRMVSIVVAVFVLCWLPFYVFNVTSVTGTLSTTPVLRSTFAFVVALGYANSCANPILYAFLSENFKKSFQNVLCLKKVGGLDEVECSDSRQDKSRMMANPTETQSSLLNGDLQTSI, encoded by the coding sequence ATGGACTCCTGGATCTTCCCGTCATCCTTTCCGAACATGTCGGAGCATCTCATGTACGGCGGCTTCCTGCCGACGAACGAGTCGGACCCGCAGAGGAACGACGCGGACCAGAGCTTCAACAGAACCAGCACGGTGGTCATCACCTGCATGTACTTGCTGGTGTGCACCGTGGGCCTGTGCGGGAACGCCCTGGTCATCTACGTCATCCTGCGCTACGCCAAGATGAAGACCGTCACCAACATCTACATCCTCAACCTGGCGGTGGCCGACGTGCTCTTCATGCTGGGCCTGCCCTTCATCGCCATCCAATTGGCGCTGGTCCACTGGCCGTTCGGCCCGGTGCTGTGCCGGGTGGTAATGACCGTCGACTCCCTCAATCAGTTCACCTCCATCTTCTGCCTGACGGTGATGAGCGTCGACCGCTACCTGGCCGTGGTGCATCCCATCCGCTCCACCGAATGGCGCAAGCCCCGCGTGGCCAAGACCGTCAACGTGGCGGTGTGGGGGGTGTCGCTCATGGTCAACCTGCCCATCGTCATCTACAGTGGCATCCTCACCAAACACGACAGCTGCTTCTGCACCATCGTGTGGCCCGAGCCTCAGGAGGCCTACTACACCGCCTTCATGTTCTACACCTTCATACTGGGCTTCTTCCTTCCCCTCGTGGTCATCTGTATGTGCTACctgctcatcatcatcaaagtGAAGTCGTCGGGCATCCGCGTCAGCTCCTCGTCCATGCGACGACGCTCGGAGAGGAAGGTGACACGAATGGTGTCCATCGTGGTGGCCGTTTTCGTCTTGTGCTGGCTGCCCTTCTACGTCTTCAATGTCACCTCGGTGACGGGCACACTCAGCACCACGCCGGTACTGCGCAGCACCTTCGCCTTCGTAGTGGCGCTGGGCTACGCCAACAGCTGCGCCAACCCCATCCTCTACGCCTTCCTGTCAGAGAACTTCAAGAAGAGCTTCCAGAACGTTCTGTGTCTCAAGAAGGTGGGCGGGCTGGACGAGGTCGAGTGCAGCGATAGCCGCCAGGACAAGTCCCGCATGATGGCCAACCCCACAGAGACTCAAAGTAGTCTACTGAATGGTGACCTGCAGACCAGTATCTGA